The DNA region CTCGCCGAGCTCGCCGAGTCCGACCCTCGCACGGTCGCTGTCTGCAACGACTCCGTGGGCTCCAGCAACCTCAAGGACTTCCAGCAGCGCTTCCCCGACCGGCTGATCAACGTCGGCATCGCCGAGCAGAACATGGTCGGCGTCGGAGCCGGGCTTGCAGGCGGGGGCCGCATTCCTTACGTGTGCGCGGCCGCGCCCTTTCTCACCGGCCGGGCACTTGAGCAGATCAAGGCCGATGTGGCTTACTCACGGGTGAATGTGAAGCTGTGCGCCATGAGTCCCGGGTTCGCCTACGGTCAGCTCGGCCCGACCCACCACGGTGTGGAGGACTTCGCCTGGCTGCGCACGCTGCCTGAACTAACGATCCTGACCCCCGCCGACCCCGAGGAGACGCGTGAGGCACTGCGCTGGGCGCACTCCTACGACGGCCCCGTCTATCTGCGGATCGGGCGCACCAAGGTGCCGGACGTGACCCCGCACGTGCCCTTCCGGGCCGGGCGGGCCGCACGGCTGCGCGACGGCGACGACATCACGCTGATCTGCGCCGGCACGACCGTGCCAGCCGCCCTGGAAGCCGCCGACCGGCTCGCCGCCGACGGGGTACGGGCCCGGGTGCTGAACTTCTCCACCGTCAAACCGCTCGACGAGGAGGCCGTGCTCGCGGCGGCCCGCCAGACCGGCCGGATCGTCACCGTCGAGGAGGCCAACGTGCGCGGCGGGCTCGGCAGCTCGATCGCCGAGACCGTGGTCACGCACACGCCTGTGCCGATGCGGCTGCTGGGTGTCGGGGACGAGTTCACCCCGACCGGCAGCGCGGCCTTCCTCGCCGACTACTTCGGAATCACCGCCGACGCCGTCGTACGGGCCGCGGGTGAGCTGCTCGGCTCCGAGACGGACGCGTCGTGAGCCCGGCCGCCTCGGCACGCGATGCCGTCCTCGCCCTCGACCAGGGCACGAGCGGCACCAAGGGCATGCTCGTCGCCGAGGACGGCACCGTACTCGCGACCGCTTACCGAGCGCTCAGCCAGCAGTACCCGGCACCAGGCCATGTCGAGCAGGAGCCGGAAGCCCTGTGGACCACCGTGGTGGAGGTCCTGCGCGAGCTGGCCATGCGCGAAGGCGTACGTCCCGTAGGACTGGGGTTGAGCGTGCAGCGCGAGGCGGTGCTCGTCTGGGAGAGAGCCACTGGACGGCCGCTGTCCCGGCTGGTGAGCTGGCAGGACCGCCGTACCGCCGAGCGGTGCGCGGAGCTGGCGCAGAGCCGGCACGCCGGACTGATCACCGAGCGCACGGGACTCCCGGTCGACCCGATGTTCTCCGCCAGCAAGGCAGCCTGGCTGCTCGACGACCTCGACCCGGGGCGCGGCCGGGCACGCGCGGGTCTGCTGCGGGTCGGCACGGTCGACGCCTGGCTGCTGCATCGGCTGACCGGCGGCGCGACCGAGGCCGTGGAGACCGGATCCGCCTCGCGCACCCAGCTCCTGAATCTGGCCACGGGCGAGTGGGACCCGGAGCTCGCCGAGATCTTCGGCGTCCCGCTGGAAACCCTGCCCGCGGTCACCGCTTCCACCGGCGACTTCGGTCGCATGCGCGGAGTACCCGGCGTACCGGACGGACTCCCGATCGCCGCCGTCCTCGGCGACTCGCACGCCGCGCTGTTCGCCCAGAGCCACGGCGAAGCCGACGTGGTGAAGGCGACGTACGGCAGTGGCTCCTCCCTGATGATGCTCTGCCCGCAGGACGTCAAGCTGCCCCACGGCATCGCGCGGACCATTGCCTGGCGGTTCGCCGGCCAGGAACCCGCCCGCGCGCTGGAGGCAAACATCGCCTCCGCCGGCACAGCCGTCCGCTGGGCCGCCCGGCTGCTGGGAACCGATACAGCAGGGGTTGCCGAACTGGCCGCCACCGGGCGGGACAGCGGACTTCACCTGGTGCCCGCCTTCGACGGGCTCGGCGCCCCTTACTGGGACCGCGACGCACGGGCCGTCCTCTCCGGCATCCAGCAGGACACCGGACCCGCCGAACTGGCCCGGGCCGCCGTGGAGTCGCTTGCCTACCAGGTCGCCGACACCCTCACCCGCTTCGAGGACGCACTCGGCCCCGTGGCCGCACTCTGCGCCGACGGCGGGCCCACCGCCAACGAACGGCTGATGTCCTTCCAGACCGAGCTCACCGGCTGCCCCGTGCTGCGGGCGGGCGTTCCGGAGTTGTCCGCGCTCGGCGTGGCCCAGCTTGCGGGCATGGCGCTCGGCCTCTGGAGGAGGTCCGACCTGGCGGCCGTCACCCCGCCCGGGCGCCGGTTCGCACCCATACGGGGCCAGGCCTGGCGCGAGGCTCGCATGGTCGGCTGGCGGCAGGCCGTCGCCCGGGCGCGCGTCATGCCGACCTGACAACGCCCACTCGACCGACCACCGAACATCCCGCACCCGTACCACTCCCAAAGGAGAGACCCATGTCCTCGCTCCGTTTCGCAGGCGGCATGTGGAGCTTCGGCCGCATCATCGACCGCTACGCCACCAACGGCTATGGCCCCGAGGTCGGCGCCCTGGAAGCCATCGACCTCGCCGCCGAGTCCGGCGAGCTGACCGCGCTCGACCTCAACTACCCTTTCGGCGACGGCGTGAGCGTCGCCGACGTGAAGGCGAAACTGGCCGAGCACGACCTCACCGTCACCAACATCACCCCCGTGATCTACGACCGCGGATACCGCTCCGGCTCCTTCACCAGCGCCGACCCCAAACTGCGCCGAGCGGCGATCGACCTCGGCCACGAGGCCGTGGACGTCGCCCGCGAACTCGGCGCCCGCTACGTGAAGTTCTGGCCCGGCCAGGACGGCTACGACTACCCTTTCCAGGTCGACTACGCCACCCTGCGGCGGCACGCCATCGAGGGCATCGGCGAGGTGGTCAAGGCCCACCCGGACATGACCTTCGGCATCGAGTACAAGCTGAAGGAACCGCGCACCCGCCTGTTCTGGTCGACGGCTGCCACGACCCTGCTCGCACTGGAGCAGATGGGCGCCGACAACATCGGCCTCGTCATCGACTTCGGCCACTCCCTGTTCGCCAAGGAGAACCCCGCCGAGGCCCTCACCCTCGCCCACTCCATGGGCCGCCTCGTCGACATCGAACTCTGCGACAACTACCGCGAGTGGGACGACGACCTGACCGCGGGCGCCCTGCACGTCGTCGAGACCCTGGAATTCCTGCACGTCACCCGGCGGATCGGCTGGGAGCACCCGCTCAAGCTCGACCTGTTCCCCTACCGCGAGGACCCGCGCGAGGCCGTCCGTGAATCGGTCGCCGCGATCCGCGCCCTCGACCAGCGCGCTGCCCGCATCCCGCTGGACGAGCTGGCCGCCGCCCAGGCGAACCACGACGCCATGACGGCCCAGCGCATCGTGCGCACCGCGCTGTACGGATAGCGCCGCGCGAAGGCATCACCCGGGTGTGGGCCCGCAGGGCCGACCCGCACCCGTCTTTCCACCCCACCCGACCGTCTAAGCGTGGTAACGGCGGAACCCGGCGCCTTTGTACGAGCAAGGGGCACCAAGACGTGAAGCCACAGCCCACCGACAGCGACACCAGAGGAAGCGTCGCCAGGCTCACCATGGCCGCCGCCATCGGCTGTCTCCTCTTCGGATACGACAACGGCGTGATCTCCGGTGCGCTGCTCCCCGTCTGCCGGGACCTGCACACCGCCACTCTGATGGCGCAGACCATCGTCGGCATCCTGCTGCTCTGCGCCGTAGCCGGCGCCTGCACGGCTGGTCAGCCGACCGACCGGATGACGCAAGATCACCCTCGGCATCGCCTGGGTCTGGACGCCTCTGGACGGCCTCTGCAACCTGTGCCATATGGGACCGTCATAGCTCACTGCAGACGGCCACCACCGCACGCGGCCACGGAGAGCGGATTGTCACTCCACGCCGGCAGCGTGCGGGTTTCGGCGCACAGGGCGGTATCGGCCCATGGCCATGTCACACCAGAGTGCGACCGGATGCAGTAGGCGGCACCCCCAATCTTTTCCGGCTCCGACCGCTGCGTGGCGCCGGGCGGCCACCCAGTCCGAGAGACCGCATCGGCCAAGATCCGGACAATTTCCGGGCCAGCGATCCTGCCAAAGTCCCGACGGGCGCTTTTTGCGCTGGTCAGCGACGCGTAGCCCACGTACTACCAGCAGACGAAGGGCCTGCTGGTGTCGTACTTGCCGAAGAAGCCGGACTTCTTCGGCTGCCGCAGGGGCGCCTGGCCAGGGCAGGTGCCCTTCAGGCGCCCCTCCGTGCCAAGGTCCACCCGACGAGCAGGCCTGCGCCCCAGTACGCCTCGCCACCGCCCGCGTAGGGGTTGACCGGGTCGGCGGTGCCGGAGAACGACAGGACGGGCACTCCCCTCCCGGGCCGGCAGGCGGCGAGGTCGGGCACGTAGGTGCCGTCCGCGTCCATGACGGGCGCCCCCGCGCGCAGGCCCGCCACCGCGGCGATGGCAGCGAGCCGGTCCGGGTGATCGCAGGCGCACTGCGACGAGGAACTGCTCGTCGTCCGGTCCGCCCGTGCCGGTGACATGCGGGACGTTCCACCGGTATCCGGGCGCGGCGTCGATCACACCCTGCGGTGCCACGAGCAGGAAGCCCTCTCTGTCTGCGGTCTGCCCCAGTTGACTGCAGTCGAGTTGCTCGGCCGCCGTGCTCTGGCTGCCGTGCAGGTCCAGCATCGTCGGCAGATGTCCGCGACCCTGCGCCCGCCGAGAGACGTAGACCACCACGGTGCGTTCCAGCCCGCCCGAACGGATGGTGAGCGTGGTGCGTCCCGCCTTCAGACCGCACCGGCCGAGATCAGTCCGTCGTGCGACGTCTCGGCCGCGGAAGCCGACGACACCGGGGCCGCGAGCAACAGGCCGCACAGAAGCGTGAGGGCCGTCCGTAGGACGTTATCCGGGTGGAGGCCGTGGCCGCGGAGAGGGCCAAGGCACGACGCGGCTCTTGCCAGGACGTTCAGGGCGTGTGTGGGCACGCCCGCCGCGGTGAAGGTGGTGTTGGTGACGGGGACGTCGTCAGGAAGTGGCGGTGTCGCCGACGTACTCGAGCGGCTTGGCGCTCTTGATCGTCTCCCCGATGTGGTCACTGGTCTCGGGAGACCGCTTGCCGTCCCGGGCGCGGCGGTGGCGGTACTCGTCCAGCCCGGGGTCGGCACGTGGTCCCTCACGACCGCGCCGTTGACCTCCGCCTCGTACACGCCCAGGGCGGTCACTCGCAGTTCGCCCGAGCGGATCGGCGCGCGGAGGGCGAATTCCCCGCGCGGCAGCACGGCCGGGCGGGCCCGGTCCGCGGCGGCTCAGTGGCGGGCGTGATCGCGCAGGCGGTCTAGCGGTGCGTCGTCATGGGAAGCCTCCTGCGGGAACGTTTCGGGTTGGCATCGGTGCGAGAAGCCGCACGGGAGGCCGCCGAGCATGCCGCCACCGCGCGTGCGGCCGTGCGGGAACACGCCTATACGGCCCGCAGCCGGACCGCGATGAACTGGCGGCCGGGCAGGTCGATGCGGAAGACCCCCTCGTAGGTACCGGGCAGTTCGGTGACGGTCATCCCCCAGGTGTCGATGACGTCCACTTTCCACCGGATGCCGGGACGCAGCGCGAAGGTGCGGTAGCGCGGCTGGCCGAAGCCGAAGTAGGCGAGGCGGTAGGTGTCGGCGACGCCGCCGACTGGGACGTCCCAGTCGCCGAGGAGCGGGCCGATGCCGTCCTGCGGGGACTCCTCCAGGATGCGGTGGAGGAAGGCGATCCGGGCTGGAGACTCGCCCTTGAGGGTGCCGCCCTTGGACCACCACAGCACCTCGTCGTCGGCCAGGTAGGTCTCGCCGTGGCCGACGTATCCGCCCCGGACGGCTCCCTCCCAGAAGCGGCGGACCAGCTCCTGAGCGGGAAGGTTGCCCCAGCCCTGGTCGATGTCGCCCTCGTAGCCGCACTCGTCGATGACCACCGGCTTGTTCCATTCGGTGCGCCACGCGTCGGTGTTCTCGGCGGTGCGGTAAACGTCGACGCGCTGGACGCTGGCGTGGGTGACCCAGTTGGCGTTGTTGTCCCAGAAGTCCGTGCAGTTGTGGATGCCCAGCAGGTGGCCATGCGGGTCGGTGTCGCCGATCACGGCGGCCATCCGGTGCCAGTCCTCCTCTGTCTTGGCCCACAGCAGGTCGTATTCGTTGGCCAGCGACCACCACACGTTGGGGAGGGCCGCCAGGCGG from Streptomyces sp. NBC_00258 includes:
- a CDS encoding transketolase family protein, whose amino-acid sequence is MTLATAAPELHDCRQAFAETLAELAESDPRTVAVCNDSVGSSNLKDFQQRFPDRLINVGIAEQNMVGVGAGLAGGGRIPYVCAAAPFLTGRALEQIKADVAYSRVNVKLCAMSPGFAYGQLGPTHHGVEDFAWLRTLPELTILTPADPEETREALRWAHSYDGPVYLRIGRTKVPDVTPHVPFRAGRAARLRDGDDITLICAGTTVPAALEAADRLAADGVRARVLNFSTVKPLDEEAVLAAARQTGRIVTVEEANVRGGLGSSIAETVVTHTPVPMRLLGVGDEFTPTGSAAFLADYFGITADAVVRAAGELLGSETDAS
- a CDS encoding FGGY family carbohydrate kinase, with protein sequence MSPAASARDAVLALDQGTSGTKGMLVAEDGTVLATAYRALSQQYPAPGHVEQEPEALWTTVVEVLRELAMREGVRPVGLGLSVQREAVLVWERATGRPLSRLVSWQDRRTAERCAELAQSRHAGLITERTGLPVDPMFSASKAAWLLDDLDPGRGRARAGLLRVGTVDAWLLHRLTGGATEAVETGSASRTQLLNLATGEWDPELAEIFGVPLETLPAVTASTGDFGRMRGVPGVPDGLPIAAVLGDSHAALFAQSHGEADVVKATYGSGSSLMMLCPQDVKLPHGIARTIAWRFAGQEPARALEANIASAGTAVRWAARLLGTDTAGVAELAATGRDSGLHLVPAFDGLGAPYWDRDARAVLSGIQQDTGPAELARAAVESLAYQVADTLTRFEDALGPVAALCADGGPTANERLMSFQTELTGCPVLRAGVPELSALGVAQLAGMALGLWRRSDLAAVTPPGRRFAPIRGQAWREARMVGWRQAVARARVMPT
- a CDS encoding sugar phosphate isomerase/epimerase family protein, whose amino-acid sequence is MSSLRFAGGMWSFGRIIDRYATNGYGPEVGALEAIDLAAESGELTALDLNYPFGDGVSVADVKAKLAEHDLTVTNITPVIYDRGYRSGSFTSADPKLRRAAIDLGHEAVDVARELGARYVKFWPGQDGYDYPFQVDYATLRRHAIEGIGEVVKAHPDMTFGIEYKLKEPRTRLFWSTAATTLLALEQMGADNIGLVIDFGHSLFAKENPAEALTLAHSMGRLVDIELCDNYREWDDDLTAGALHVVETLEFLHVTRRIGWEHPLKLDLFPYREDPREAVRESVAAIRALDQRAARIPLDELAAAQANHDAMTAQRIVRTALYG
- a CDS encoding alpha-L-rhamnosidase N-terminal domain-containing protein, with the translated sequence MLPRGEFALRAPIRSGELRVTALGVYEAEVNGAVVRDHVPTPGWTSTATAAPGTASGLPRPVTTSGRRSRAPSRSSTSATPPLPDDVPVTNTTFTAAGVPTHALNVLARAASCLGPLRGHGLHPDNVLRTALTLLCGLLLAAPVSSASAAETSHDGLISAGAV